The bacterium DNA window TTGACTTATGGGTAATATATTTCCCTATCGAAGAACAATAATAACGTTTGGGCGAAATATGACAAGAGGAGAGAAGAACAGTACTCAGTACTCAGAAACTAGTACCTGGAACCTGGTGTCTGAAACTTCTGGTGGTCGTTGCTCGAAGGGCAAGATGCGACCCCAAGGTTGTCCTTATTGAACTGTTTATCTCCGACACCCCGATACACCGATACTGTCTTTAACCCCATCCCTTTCATCCCCTTCATCCCTGTTAAGCAATTTAACTGCCGGTATTACTGGAAAAGGATTTGGGGAAAAAAGACAGTTCCGGCTTATGGCTCCTGGATTCTGGATTGTGGATTCTGCGTTCCCTCCTCACAGTTTTTCCGAAAACTATCCGGAAAAGTGATATTATTAAGCAAGCTGTGGAGGTGGGGAGATGATGAACGGTGCGAAAAAAAGGACCATACTCATAGCGGATGACGTGGAGCTTTTCATTCAGCTGGAGATCTCTCACCTCGGACGAAAGCGCTACGATATCCACACAGCCGGCAGCGGGAACCAGGGTCTCCAAATGGCCCGATCCATCAAACCGGATATTATTCTTCTTGATCTGATCATGCCGGACATGAACGGTGATCAGGTCTGCCGTATCTTAAAGGATGATCCTGACACATCTTCCATTCCCATCATCATGGTCAGTTCCGGAACCAGGGAACACTCAAGATCCATCATCGAATCATCTGGATGTGACGGCCTCATCTTTAAGCCTGTCAGGAGAGACCTCCTCCTGTCAGTGGTCGAAAGTCTTCTTAAAACAAACACCAGACAATTCGAGAGGATGGATGTAATTATTCCATGCACCGTGAAAATGGATGACAATGAATTTTCAGGTATGATCTATTCCCTGAGCAGCACGGGTGTCTTTGTTGAGCTTGAACGGCCCGTGATGCGCGGGGACATGATGGAGATGAAATTCCAGCTTCCTTCAGTGGAAAAGGGCATCAGTGTCAGAGCCGGGGCCGTGATCTGGTGCGGTTCTTTGAAGAACGATGGGCCATCTGGTTCAGGCATCCAGTTCCTCACTATTTCAGCTGAAGCACAGAAACATATCAACGACTATGTAAGAACCCACCTCGGTACGGACGCACTTGTTGGGGAAGGAAGTTAAAGAGCAGAGGGTCTGGGGTCTTGTGTCTTGCAGGTTCGTCAGGGATCAGGGTGTTTAAAATAATAAGGCTCTCCGTTCTGGAAAGCCTTTTATTATTATTACCCACATATTGGAAAGGTGTCAGATTCTGAGTTTTATCATACACAATTCATTTACCTGGACATGCT harbors:
- a CDS encoding response regulator — encoded protein: MMNGAKKRTILIADDVELFIQLEISHLGRKRYDIHTAGSGNQGLQMARSIKPDIILLDLIMPDMNGDQVCRILKDDPDTSSIPIIMVSSGTREHSRSIIESSGCDGLIFKPVRRDLLLSVVESLLKTNTRQFERMDVIIPCTVKMDDNEFSGMIYSLSSTGVFVELERPVMRGDMMEMKFQLPSVEKGISVRAGAVIWCGSLKNDGPSGSGIQFLTISAEAQKHINDYVRTHLGTDALVGEGS